GCCTGGATGCGCTCGGCGACGTTCGGCTGACGGAAGTACGAGCCCGAGATGTTCACCGCCACCCGCAGCGGCGGCAGACCCATCTCACGCCAGGCCTTGGCCTGCTCGCAGGCAGAGCGGATCGCCCAGTCGGTCATGGGCAGGATCAGGCCGGTCTCCTCGGCCAGGGGGATGAACTTGGCGGGCGAGACCAGGTCCAGCTCCGGATGGCGCCAGCGGATGAGGGCCTCCGCCCCCACCACGCGGCCCGTGCGCAGGTCCACCTGGGGCTGATAGTGCAAGAGGAACTCGTTGCGATCGAGGGCCTTGTGGAGCTGGCTTTCGAGCGACAGCCGCTCCAGAGCCGCCTCACCCATGGCGCTCTCGTAGCGCATGCAGAAGTTGCGGCGCTCCTTGGCGCGGTACATGGCCGTCTCGGCGTTGCGGCTGAGCGCCATCGCCTCCCCGCCGTCGGTGGGGAAGAGGGCGTAGCCGATGCTCGCGGTGACGAAGAGGTCGTGGCCGTCGAGGACGAGGGGCTCGGAGAGGGCCGCGAGCAGTTCGCCCGCGAAGCGCGAAGCGTCCTCGGAGGCCGTGAGGCCGGGCCGGATGATGGCGAAGGAATCGCCCCCGATCCGGGCGATGTGGTCCGAGGGCCCGAGGGCTCCCAAAAGGCGCTCGGCGATCTCGCGAATCAAGAGGTCGCCGCTGGCATCACCCAGGGTGTCGTTGATGACCTTGAAGCGATCCAGGTCGAGGAAGAGAAGGGCGGATTCCTGCCCGCTGCGCAGGGTGTCGGCCAGGACCTG
The DNA window shown above is from bacterium and carries:
- a CDS encoding bifunctional diguanylate cyclase/phosphodiesterase, which produces MMYQPATNSPNSLEEHVERLVERLGATSAPAALRETLREELATIVAGLERVMREENKAAIQRLSSADTLTGLPNRDLFQHRLRQVLADTLRSGQESALLFLDLDRFKVINDTLGDASGDLLIREIAERLLGALGPSDHIARIGGDSFAIIRPGLTASEDASRFAGELLAALSEPLVLDGHDLFVTASIGYALFPTDGGEAMALSRNAETAMYRAKERRNFCMRYESAMGEAALERLSLESQLHKALDRNEFLLHYQPQVDLRTGRVVGAEALIRWRHPELDLVSPAKFIPLAEETGLILPMTDWAIRSACEQAKAWREMGLPPLRVAVNISGSYFRQPNVAERIQALLAELDLPASTLDLELTESIFMGDLDSTLATLKALREMGVSVSIDDFGTGYSSLSYLKRFPIGMLKIDQSFVRDVPRDADSAAIVQTIVLLAHSLNMSVIAEGVETAEQLAFLQGLNCDEVQGYHLSRPLPVDSLTQLLRQGPDLRRAM